The following are encoded together in the Sinorhizobium terangae genome:
- a CDS encoding GlcG/HbpS family heme-binding protein → MANYKETISLAHEGAITALAAAVRHAESIGVPQCVFIVDASGETIASIRMDGAKYLSMHTARAKARTAASINGPTGAMAVEFGVAAGIASQGGVTHLAGGLPIRFGGKLAGAIGVGSGTGEQDFEVARAALKAIGADPV, encoded by the coding sequence ATGGCAAATTATAAAGAGACGATCAGTCTTGCCCACGAAGGCGCAATTACTGCCCTGGCGGCCGCGGTGCGCCACGCGGAGAGTATCGGCGTTCCGCAATGCGTCTTCATCGTCGACGCAAGCGGAGAGACGATCGCCAGCATCCGCATGGATGGTGCGAAATATCTCAGCATGCATACCGCCCGCGCCAAGGCCCGCACTGCAGCTTCGATCAACGGACCGACCGGTGCAATGGCGGTTGAGTTCGGGGTTGCTGCGGGCATAGCATCGCAGGGCGGCGTGACGCATCTTGCAGGCGGCCTGCCCATTCGCTTCGGGGGCAAACTCGCCGGTGCCATCGGCGTCGGTTCCGGCACCGGTGAGCAGGATTTCGAAGTGGCCCGCGCGGCCTTGAAGGCAATCGGCGCCGATCCGGTCTGA
- a CDS encoding polysaccharide biosynthesis tyrosine autokinase — protein MNRAAPMKQRSVPLSIVPREEESDGFIDLDRLLAIAVRRAKLVAAFVVLFIMLGVAYLLFATPTYTSMTQILLDENLSKFAEEEPTPVNSQMLDTQIASAVEILKSGELALRVVDKLNLSENATIMNPPRSPMAYVKDWVKTATGLFSSGPTVSEEALRKNRRLAAAALIQQALTVERVSRSSVVALSYKSNDPQLAATVVRGYAQAYLTDQLNANFEATERASVWLQERLTDLRQRSLAAALEVEQFRSENGLTAARGELMSEQQLSDLNSQLIVAQADTASASARYNQFKSIVDQGPETAVNNATISPKEGDNMVIRDLRARYLAVVKREQEVSQNFGKDHPQAVSLRAEQADMGRQIYQELQQLTASYKNEYEVARSREQSLRESIEGVVGKNTNANKSLVQLRDLEQKAAALKTLYESYLGRYEQAAQQRSFPIAKARVISEAGVPTAPSSPKKTLTLALSAVLGLMAGGAFAAFQEFRERTFRLEDDVRAILGHKSLGYVPLIGTRTKKSAELVRTRFASDRQPDVIGEDSVAFQRLARMVLEAPQSSFAETFRNAKLACDHMLHGNDSRVIGIVSAVPDEGKSVIAANFAAQLAASGKRTLLIDGDIRKPGLTQMITPAPRTGLVETLMGEATWPAGIKVDQRTKLAIFPVGGGASNHQPHQSHELLASAAMANLIENARNAFDYVVVDLAPMAPVVDAKAFAPLADGFIFVVEWGKTPSRLVRDVLHSEPQINSKVLGVILNKTDMDELSKYSDFGGVEKYRHRYGKYYVEHSVSGDRPAA, from the coding sequence ATGAACAGAGCGGCCCCCATGAAACAGAGAAGTGTCCCCTTGAGCATCGTGCCCCGCGAGGAAGAATCCGACGGCTTCATCGATCTTGATCGGCTTCTGGCTATTGCCGTCCGCAGGGCCAAGCTGGTTGCGGCCTTTGTTGTCCTCTTCATCATGCTGGGTGTTGCCTACCTGTTGTTTGCGACGCCGACCTACACGTCCATGACGCAGATTCTGCTCGACGAAAATCTGTCGAAATTTGCCGAGGAAGAGCCGACTCCGGTAAACAGCCAGATGCTGGACACCCAGATCGCGAGCGCCGTGGAGATCCTGAAGTCCGGCGAGCTTGCCTTGCGGGTCGTCGACAAACTCAATCTCTCCGAGAACGCCACGATCATGAATCCGCCGCGTTCGCCGATGGCGTACGTCAAGGACTGGGTAAAGACAGCGACCGGCCTCTTTTCGTCCGGCCCCACGGTTTCGGAGGAGGCATTACGCAAGAATCGGCGACTGGCGGCAGCGGCGTTGATCCAGCAGGCCCTGACGGTCGAGCGCGTATCGCGAAGCTCCGTGGTGGCTCTCTCCTATAAGTCGAACGACCCCCAGCTTGCCGCAACGGTCGTGCGCGGTTATGCGCAAGCCTATCTTACCGATCAGTTGAACGCCAATTTCGAAGCGACGGAACGTGCTTCCGTCTGGCTGCAGGAACGCCTCACGGACTTGCGGCAGCGCTCTCTGGCGGCGGCACTCGAGGTTGAGCAGTTCAGAAGCGAAAACGGCCTGACGGCCGCACGCGGCGAGCTGATGTCCGAACAGCAATTGTCGGACCTCAACAGCCAGCTCATCGTCGCCCAGGCCGACACGGCCAGCGCCTCGGCGCGCTACAACCAGTTCAAGTCGATTGTCGACCAGGGGCCGGAGACCGCCGTCAACAACGCGACGATTTCTCCCAAAGAGGGAGACAACATGGTTATCCGCGATCTCAGGGCCCGCTATCTCGCTGTCGTGAAGCGCGAGCAGGAGGTCTCTCAGAACTTTGGCAAGGACCATCCGCAGGCTGTATCACTGAGGGCCGAGCAGGCCGACATGGGGCGGCAGATCTACCAGGAACTGCAGCAACTGACGGCAAGCTACAAGAACGAATACGAAGTCGCCCGCTCGCGCGAGCAGTCGTTGCGTGAAAGCATCGAAGGAGTCGTGGGGAAAAACACGAACGCCAACAAGTCACTGGTTCAGTTGAGGGATCTGGAGCAGAAAGCGGCGGCGCTGAAGACGCTTTACGAGTCCTATCTCGGCCGCTATGAGCAGGCAGCACAGCAACGCTCGTTCCCGATCGCCAAGGCTCGGGTCATCTCCGAAGCCGGCGTTCCCACAGCCCCCTCGAGCCCGAAGAAGACCCTGACGCTTGCTCTTTCCGCCGTGCTCGGCTTGATGGCCGGCGGCGCCTTCGCCGCCTTCCAGGAGTTCCGCGAGAGGACCTTCCGGCTCGAAGACGATGTGCGGGCAATCCTCGGTCACAAGTCGCTCGGTTATGTGCCGTTGATCGGCACACGGACGAAGAAGAGTGCGGAACTCGTACGCACGCGCTTTGCGTCCGACAGGCAACCGGACGTGATCGGCGAAGACTCAGTGGCCTTCCAGCGCTTGGCTCGCATGGTCCTCGAAGCGCCACAATCCTCTTTTGCCGAGACTTTCCGGAACGCCAAGCTTGCCTGCGATCACATGTTGCACGGCAACGATAGCCGCGTGATCGGGATCGTGTCCGCGGTTCCCGACGAGGGCAAGTCAGTCATCGCCGCAAACTTCGCGGCGCAGTTGGCCGCGAGCGGAAAGCGGACGCTCTTGATTGATGGCGATATCCGCAAGCCCGGCCTCACCCAGATGATCACGCCCGCCCCTCGCACCGGGCTCGTCGAGACGCTGATGGGTGAAGCCACCTGGCCCGCCGGCATCAAAGTCGACCAGCGCACCAAGCTTGCGATCTTCCCTGTCGGCGGCGGCGCATCCAACCATCAGCCCCATCAAAGTCACGAGCTACTCGCCTCGGCTGCCATGGCAAATCTGATCGAGAATGCGCGCAATGCGTTCGACTACGTGGTCGTCGACCTTGCGCCGATGGCGCCTGTCGTGGACGCAAAGGCCTTTGCTCCACTTGCAGATGGTTTCATCTTCGTCGTCGAATGGGGAAAAACGCCGTCTCGCCTGGTGCGCGACGTTCTGCATTCCGAGCCCCAGATCAATTCCAAGGTGCTCGGGGTCATCCTCAACAAGACCGACATGGATGAGCTTTCCAAGTACAGCGACTTCGGCGGCGTCGAGAAGTATCGACATCGTTACGGCAAATACTACGTCGAGCATTCGGTCAGCGGCGACCGGCCCGCGGCCTGA
- a CDS encoding carbohydrate ABC transporter permease, whose translation MAIVNRAEGRAYLTPLVGFLLFFLGFPAAVNLIYSISTVSFETLRRPSLSGFGNYAAVLADREFWGAVSFSMRFGVLTALAECLIGLFLAVFLTPLLAKRSYLMAPLMLPLMVAPAMIGLMYRLVLHEFAGPVPYYLFEWFGDSPAFLDVNNAFRTLLVVEILQWTPFAFLLFYMAYAAIPLEVREAASLDGASALKALWWIELPLMLPTLVIAFFIRFIDGFRVFDNVYALTGSGAGGSTTSLSIYIYQAFFKGGAIGKAVAASVVLFLASLAVLYGLNWITGRGRR comes from the coding sequence ATGGCTATTGTAAACCGCGCCGAAGGCAGAGCCTATCTCACGCCGCTCGTGGGATTCCTGCTGTTTTTTCTGGGTTTTCCCGCGGCGGTCAATCTTATCTATTCGATCTCGACCGTCTCCTTCGAGACATTGCGCCGTCCGAGCCTCAGCGGTTTCGGCAATTACGCGGCGGTGCTTGCCGACCGCGAATTCTGGGGCGCCGTCTCCTTTTCCATGCGGTTCGGCGTGTTGACGGCACTCGCCGAATGCCTGATCGGACTTTTTCTGGCAGTTTTCCTGACGCCGCTGCTGGCGAAGCGGTCGTACCTGATGGCGCCGCTGATGCTGCCGCTGATGGTCGCTCCGGCGATGATCGGCCTCATGTATCGGCTTGTCCTGCACGAGTTCGCCGGCCCGGTGCCCTATTATCTCTTCGAATGGTTCGGCGACAGCCCGGCCTTCCTCGACGTTAACAACGCCTTCCGCACGCTGCTCGTGGTCGAAATCCTGCAGTGGACGCCATTCGCCTTCCTGCTCTTTTACATGGCCTATGCCGCGATACCACTCGAGGTTCGCGAGGCCGCATCGCTCGATGGGGCGTCGGCTCTGAAGGCCCTCTGGTGGATCGAACTCCCTCTGATGTTGCCGACGCTGGTGATTGCCTTCTTCATCCGCTTCATCGACGGCTTCCGCGTGTTTGACAACGTCTACGCGCTCACAGGCAGCGGGGCGGGTGGATCGACGACCTCGCTCTCGATCTACATCTACCAGGCCTTCTTCAAGGGCGGGGCGATCGGCAAGGCCGTTGCGGCATCCGTCGTGCTTTTCCTCGCGTCGCTCGCCGTGCTTTACGGCCTCAACTGGATAACCGGCCGAGGGAGGCGCTGA
- a CDS encoding TetR/AcrR family transcriptional regulator: MDTKKKTKPRGRPRAFDVDEAVGKAQAMFHQRGYDAVSLTDLTGALGINPPSFYAAFGSKADLYGRALERYAKTEGLDFERLLAPEKSLDEALAALFEAAAVAYTADPGATGCLVIEGARGGTDAAACDMAKALWRQSRQVVRDAIARRETDRADEIADYVTAVLAGMSASARDGLDVDRLRRIGRSASLAFTHQKA; the protein is encoded by the coding sequence ATTGATACAAAAAAAAAGACGAAACCGCGCGGTCGGCCCCGTGCCTTTGACGTCGACGAAGCCGTTGGCAAGGCGCAGGCGATGTTCCATCAGCGGGGGTATGACGCGGTCAGTCTCACGGACCTGACGGGGGCCCTCGGGATCAATCCGCCGAGCTTCTATGCCGCGTTCGGCAGCAAGGCCGATCTCTATGGGCGTGCGCTGGAGCGCTACGCGAAGACGGAGGGGCTGGACTTTGAGCGGCTGCTCGCGCCGGAAAAATCGTTGGACGAGGCGCTCGCGGCTTTGTTCGAGGCGGCGGCGGTTGCCTATACCGCAGATCCAGGCGCAACCGGTTGTCTGGTCATCGAAGGTGCGCGTGGCGGTACCGATGCCGCCGCCTGCGACATGGCAAAGGCGCTCTGGCGTCAGAGCCGGCAGGTGGTGCGCGATGCCATCGCCCGCCGGGAGACCGACCGCGCGGACGAGATCGCCGACTATGTGACGGCGGTGTTGGCGGGCATGTCGGCAAGTGCGAGGGACGGTCTCGACGTCGACCGCCTGCGTCGGATCGGGCGCAGCGCATCGTTAGCCTTCACGCACCAGAAGGCATAG
- the bdcA gene encoding SDR family oxidoreductase: MANFNGKKVLVIGGSRGIGAAIVRRFAGDGATVAFTYAGATEAAKALASETGAAAIRSDAADRDAVINVVKDQGALDVLVVNAGTLVLGDPLEVDADAVDRMIDVNVRAPYHAAVEAARQMPEGGRIIIVGSVNGDRMPFAGGAAYALTKSAVQGMARGLARDFGARGITVNVIQPGPTSTDMNPEDGPMSDFMHSFMAIKRHGRPEEVAGLAAYLAGPEAGFTTGALHTIDGGFGA, from the coding sequence ATGGCAAATTTCAATGGCAAGAAAGTCTTGGTCATCGGCGGCAGCCGGGGCATCGGTGCGGCAATCGTCCGGCGCTTCGCCGGTGATGGCGCGACCGTTGCCTTCACCTATGCTGGAGCGACTGAGGCGGCAAAGGCGCTGGCTTCGGAAACCGGCGCGGCTGCGATCCGGTCCGATGCCGCGGACCGGGACGCTGTCATCAACGTCGTCAAGGATCAAGGCGCGCTCGATGTACTTGTGGTGAACGCGGGAACCCTGGTGCTTGGCGATCCGCTTGAGGTGGATGCGGATGCGGTCGACCGGATGATCGACGTGAATGTGCGAGCGCCCTACCACGCGGCGGTCGAAGCCGCACGACAGATGCCCGAAGGCGGTCGCATCATCATCGTCGGCTCGGTAAACGGCGACCGAATGCCCTTCGCCGGCGGAGCGGCCTATGCACTGACAAAGTCAGCCGTGCAGGGCATGGCCCGCGGTCTCGCCCGAGATTTCGGCGCCAGGGGCATAACTGTCAATGTCATCCAGCCCGGACCGACGTCGACGGACATGAATCCGGAAGACGGCCCGATGAGCGACTTCATGCACAGCTTCATGGCGATCAAGCGCCACGGCCGCCCGGAGGAAGTCGCCGGCCTTGCGGCCTATCTCGCCGGCCCCGAAGCCGGTTTCACGACGGGAGCGCTCCATACCATCGACGGCGGCTTTGGCGCCTAA
- a CDS encoding acyl-CoA thioesterase, translating to MTSNELDARRLEMTVLMTPDMANFSGKVHGGALLNLLDRVAFSCASRFSKQYAVTLSVDQVIFKEPIHVGELVTFRASINYAGRTSMEVGIRVEAEDIRAGTRRHTNSCYFTMVAVDSSGRPVEVPQWYPETATDQRRHRAAELRRTLRREFATRLEAVAQTGRDVEGAGD from the coding sequence ATGACATCGAATGAACTGGATGCGCGACGCCTTGAAATGACGGTTCTGATGACGCCAGACATGGCCAACTTCAGTGGCAAGGTACACGGCGGTGCGCTCCTCAACCTGCTCGATCGCGTGGCCTTCTCCTGTGCCTCGCGCTTTTCCAAGCAATATGCAGTGACGTTGTCCGTCGACCAGGTGATTTTCAAGGAACCCATCCACGTGGGCGAACTGGTGACCTTCCGCGCCTCGATCAATTATGCCGGCCGGACGTCCATGGAGGTCGGCATTCGCGTGGAGGCGGAGGATATTCGTGCCGGGACCCGGCGGCATACGAATTCCTGCTATTTCACCATGGTGGCCGTGGACAGCAGCGGCCGCCCGGTTGAAGTGCCGCAGTGGTATCCCGAGACGGCAACTGACCAGCGCCGACACCGCGCGGCCGAGTTACGCCGGACGTTGAGACGCGAGTTTGCCACCCGACTGGAGGCGGTTGCGCAAACTGGTCGCGATGTGGAGGGGGCAGGAGACTAG
- a CDS encoding carbohydrate ABC transporter permease, which translates to MLNLLRWLVFSIAVLAMNFPVIVTVITSFKSARELSFNPGFWIGEPTLENYTRVLGETDRFNIYGYLINSTVASLIGTGLAIALAFPAAYAIARSEAGKRTLLPLIINLRAVPLIIFAIPLYMMYQWLGLLDTQLGLGLILTIVNTPLALVILVNAISDVPSELDEAAKMDGASSWQVMLKIIRPVVRPALVTTFIFGFITAWNEFLFGLMLTTSRAVPMTVGASFFFAASGGGVQWGTASAVMVLGALPPALLGLLMYRQISASLTAGAVKG; encoded by the coding sequence ATGCTCAACCTGCTGCGCTGGCTTGTCTTCTCGATCGCCGTGCTTGCGATGAACTTTCCCGTCATCGTCACGGTGATAACGTCGTTCAAGAGCGCGCGCGAACTGTCGTTCAATCCCGGGTTCTGGATCGGCGAACCGACGCTCGAAAACTACACGCGGGTGCTGGGCGAGACCGACCGTTTCAACATCTACGGCTATCTCATCAACAGCACCGTCGCCTCGCTGATCGGTACGGGACTGGCGATCGCGCTCGCCTTTCCGGCCGCCTATGCCATCGCCCGGAGCGAGGCGGGAAAGCGCACATTGCTGCCTCTCATCATCAACCTGCGCGCCGTGCCGCTGATCATCTTCGCGATCCCGCTCTATATGATGTACCAGTGGCTGGGGCTGCTCGACACACAGCTCGGCCTCGGCCTGATCCTGACGATCGTCAACACGCCGCTGGCGCTCGTCATCCTCGTCAACGCGATCTCCGATGTGCCGTCGGAGCTCGATGAGGCGGCAAAAATGGATGGCGCCAGTTCCTGGCAGGTCATGCTGAAGATCATCCGTCCGGTGGTGCGTCCGGCCCTGGTCACGACCTTCATCTTCGGGTTCATCACCGCCTGGAACGAGTTCCTTTTCGGCCTGATGCTGACGACGAGCCGGGCCGTTCCGATGACCGTCGGAGCGTCGTTCTTCTTCGCCGCGAGCGGCGGAGGCGTGCAATGGGGCACCGCCTCCGCCGTCATGGTGCTCGGTGCGCTGCCTCCCGCCTTGCTGGGCCTGTTGATGTACCGGCAGATCTCGGCATCTTTGACCGCGGGTGCAGTTAAAGGTTAG
- a CDS encoding putative N-acetylmannosamine-6-phosphate 2-epimerase, whose product MDYAEFVTGFAKAALDAGACALRIESVAYVQAVRSAVTVPIIGIVKRDLSDSPVRITPYVSDAEALADAGADIVAFDATDRVRPAEIEALVRAVKAKGKLTMADCSSLADAERALAAGVDFVGTTLSGYVGGPEPVDPDIELIAAMRRLTPYVIAEGRIRSPEQAAAAVKAGAYAVVVGSAITRTEHVTSWFHEAVAKAYTRQEGRSAETVLAVDIGGTKTMAALVKGAAIIDEIVIPTAREAGPDGWLEAIAESTAQWRGRYARIGFAVTGLVRDGHWSALNPATLGIPDGYHLVDRATRLFGKPVFAMNDAQAAAWGEYKFGAGSGGNLVFLTISTGIGGGIVINGRPLSGLAGHFGLIRGPSQGRAPLEDETSGRWIAAEALKAGHEVEAAEVFQRARQGAPWARAIVSQSALRVATLCRDIQLMFDPDQIVIGGGIGLAAGYIDEMRDHLQYVAPRLAPRLVAAKLGSRAGIVGVADLAGEGG is encoded by the coding sequence ATGGACTATGCCGAGTTCGTGACCGGCTTCGCCAAGGCGGCGCTCGATGCAGGCGCCTGCGCGCTGCGTATTGAATCCGTCGCCTATGTACAGGCCGTGCGCTCCGCGGTCACAGTGCCAATCATCGGCATCGTCAAGCGCGACCTTTCCGACAGCCCCGTGCGCATCACGCCCTACGTCTCCGACGCTGAGGCCCTGGCGGACGCTGGCGCGGACATCGTTGCCTTCGATGCAACGGACCGGGTGCGCCCGGCGGAGATCGAGGCGCTGGTCCGGGCCGTGAAGGCGAAGGGCAAGCTGACGATGGCCGATTGTTCCTCGCTGGCGGATGCCGAACGTGCGCTCGCTGCCGGTGTTGACTTCGTCGGCACGACGCTCTCCGGATATGTAGGCGGCCCCGAACCGGTCGATCCGGACATAGAGCTCATTGCGGCCATGCGGAGGCTCACGCCTTATGTCATTGCTGAGGGACGCATCCGCTCGCCGGAGCAGGCGGCCGCCGCCGTCAAGGCCGGCGCCTATGCGGTCGTCGTGGGCTCGGCCATCACCCGCACGGAGCACGTCACCTCGTGGTTTCATGAGGCCGTGGCGAAGGCCTACACCAGGCAGGAGGGAAGGTCGGCGGAAACGGTGCTCGCTGTCGACATTGGCGGCACGAAAACAATGGCTGCACTGGTCAAGGGCGCCGCGATCATCGACGAGATCGTCATCCCGACCGCGCGCGAAGCGGGGCCCGATGGGTGGCTCGAAGCCATCGCCGAGAGCACGGCCCAATGGCGCGGCCGTTATGCTCGCATCGGTTTTGCAGTCACCGGTCTCGTTCGCGATGGGCACTGGTCGGCGCTCAATCCGGCGACACTCGGCATTCCCGACGGCTATCATCTGGTTGACAGGGCGACACGCCTCTTCGGCAAGCCGGTCTTCGCCATGAACGACGCGCAGGCAGCCGCCTGGGGCGAATATAAGTTCGGTGCCGGATCCGGCGGAAACCTCGTTTTTCTGACCATCTCGACCGGCATTGGAGGCGGCATCGTCATCAACGGCCGGCCGCTTTCGGGGCTGGCGGGTCATTTCGGTCTCATTCGCGGCCCGTCGCAGGGGCGTGCGCCGTTGGAGGATGAGACGTCCGGCCGTTGGATTGCCGCCGAAGCGCTGAAGGCCGGCCATGAAGTGGAGGCCGCCGAGGTTTTCCAAAGAGCGAGACAGGGCGCGCCATGGGCGCGGGCGATCGTTTCGCAATCGGCTCTTCGCGTGGCAACGCTCTGTCGCGATATCCAGCTGATGTTCGATCCGGACCAGATCGTCATCGGCGGCGGCATCGGGCTTGCCGCCGGCTACATCGATGAGATGCGAGATCATCTGCAGTACGTCGCGCCGCGTCTCGCCCCTCGTCTCGTCGCGGCCAAGCTCGGCAGCCGCGCGGGCATTGTCGGCGTCGCCGATCTCGCGGGAGAGGGCGGGTAG
- a CDS encoding extracellular solute-binding protein: MKLNRTSFSAAAVLLASVALPGISHATVTVLGWPGGSEETALRATVEAYNAQSGIADADKVELLFFNRDGFFDKLQADMAAGSDAFDVNLVATYSIGRYAPYMEPVDLGADASKVFGESVLKTMQFDGKQYGVPTDLSLHFMYYRKDLVDALMQDDAAKKKYAEIAKEHLGKDLQPKDPDSWTWDDWAATTLYFSKQVNSESPVRYGTVLQMKNLLFNMMVFQSLPRSYGADWTDKDGNVAVDSDAYKTGLELYKKLYDAGASPKDSLSYEYAETNAAFGSGQAATALQWNAAAADLTNTEKTPAVAAVTGIVAPPAGPNGRADHIHGLGLGLNKNAKNKEGAVKFLKWLATEEAALLYAQSGGSPALAPDVAAKVAKERPDLVKLGEFASQYGYVMNGATSANALSVYELQAKEFTGYWAGQQSLEDALAHTKAGMQDLLKK, translated from the coding sequence ATGAAACTGAACAGGACGTCTTTTTCGGCCGCGGCCGTTCTTCTCGCAAGCGTTGCCCTGCCGGGCATATCCCACGCAACGGTGACAGTTCTCGGTTGGCCCGGCGGTTCGGAGGAGACCGCGCTGCGCGCAACCGTCGAAGCCTACAACGCCCAGTCCGGCATTGCCGATGCCGACAAGGTCGAACTGCTCTTCTTCAACCGCGACGGTTTCTTCGACAAATTGCAGGCGGACATGGCGGCTGGCTCCGACGCCTTCGATGTCAATCTCGTCGCGACCTATTCGATCGGCCGTTACGCGCCCTACATGGAGCCGGTAGATCTCGGCGCCGATGCCAGCAAGGTGTTCGGCGAGTCCGTGCTGAAGACGATGCAGTTCGATGGCAAGCAGTATGGCGTTCCAACAGACCTGTCCCTGCACTTCATGTACTACCGCAAGGACCTGGTTGACGCGCTGATGCAGGACGATGCCGCCAAGAAGAAATATGCGGAAATCGCCAAGGAGCATCTCGGCAAGGATCTGCAGCCGAAGGATCCGGACAGCTGGACCTGGGACGATTGGGCGGCGACGACGCTTTATTTCAGCAAGCAGGTGAATTCCGAAAGCCCGGTCCGCTACGGCACGGTGCTGCAAATGAAGAACCTGCTTTTCAACATGATGGTCTTCCAGTCGCTGCCGCGTTCCTACGGTGCGGATTGGACGGACAAGGACGGCAACGTCGCGGTCGATTCCGACGCGTACAAGACCGGCCTGGAGCTTTACAAGAAGCTCTATGACGCCGGTGCCTCGCCGAAGGATTCGCTAAGCTACGAATATGCGGAGACGAACGCTGCCTTTGGTTCCGGGCAGGCGGCGACGGCGCTGCAATGGAATGCCGCGGCCGCTGATTTGACGAATACGGAAAAGACCCCTGCGGTTGCTGCTGTCACCGGGATCGTCGCGCCTCCGGCCGGCCCGAATGGCCGCGCCGACCATATCCACGGCCTCGGTCTCGGCCTCAACAAGAATGCCAAGAACAAAGAAGGCGCTGTCAAGTTCCTGAAATGGCTGGCCACCGAAGAGGCCGCCTTGCTCTATGCCCAGAGCGGCGGTTCGCCGGCGCTTGCTCCCGACGTCGCGGCCAAGGTTGCAAAGGAGCGGCCGGACCTCGTCAAGCTTGGGGAATTCGCCAGCCAATACGGTTACGTGATGAATGGCGCCACCTCGGCAAACGCGCTTTCGGTCTACGAGCTGCAGGCAAAGGAATTCACCGGTTATTGGGCTGGCCAGCAAAGTCTCGAAGATGCCCTGGCGCATACAAAGGCCGGCATGCAGGACCTGCTGAAGAAGTGA
- the thiD gene encoding bifunctional hydroxymethylpyrimidine kinase/phosphomethylpyrimidine kinase, with product MTAIALTIAGSDSGGGAGIQADLKTFSALGVYGASVITAVTAQNTKGVTAVADLSSEIVTAQIDAVLSDLDVAAVKIGMVSRQETIAAIAGGLRRFDKQAVVDPVMVATSGDQLLRPDAVAALVDELLPLALVATPNLPEAALLTGRSIAEDETEMARQAEAILKTGARSVLVKGGHRQGSEATDLFFDGNRIVRLPAHRIETINDHGTGCTLSAAIAAGLALGRPLVDAVRDAKAYLHAALSAANALSVGEGRGPVHHFHRWW from the coding sequence ATGACTGCAATCGCGCTGACCATAGCCGGCTCCGATTCCGGCGGTGGGGCCGGCATACAGGCTGACCTCAAGACTTTCTCCGCTCTCGGTGTCTATGGCGCGAGCGTCATCACCGCCGTGACGGCGCAAAATACGAAGGGCGTCACCGCCGTTGCCGACCTTTCATCGGAAATAGTCACGGCACAGATCGACGCGGTCCTTTCCGATCTCGACGTCGCCGCCGTCAAGATCGGCATGGTCTCTCGTCAGGAGACAATCGCCGCCATTGCCGGCGGGTTGCGCCGCTTCGACAAGCAGGCCGTTGTCGATCCGGTCATGGTGGCGACTTCCGGCGACCAGTTGCTGCGCCCGGACGCCGTGGCGGCGCTGGTCGATGAACTCTTGCCGCTGGCGCTGGTCGCCACGCCAAACCTGCCGGAAGCCGCATTGCTGACCGGCCGTTCCATCGCCGAGGATGAGACGGAGATGGCGCGGCAGGCCGAAGCCATTCTCAAGACCGGTGCCCGTTCCGTTCTGGTCAAGGGTGGCCACCGGCAGGGCAGCGAGGCAACCGACCTCTTCTTTGACGGCAACAGGATTGTCCGCCTCCCGGCCCACAGGATCGAGACGATCAACGATCACGGCACGGGCTGCACGCTTTCGGCGGCCATCGCTGCCGGTCTCGCCCTCGGACGGCCATTGGTGGACGCGGTGCGCGACGCGAAGGCCTACCTGCACGCGGCGCTTTCCGCAGCGAATGCCTTGTCGGTGGGCGAAGGGCGGGGGCCTGTGCACCACTTCCACCGCTGGTGGTGA